One region of Streptomyces rishiriensis genomic DNA includes:
- a CDS encoding MFS transporter, with protein MSTALAPTAPTAPTAALPVRPWRGVLTVCLGVMMAFVNVSSTIGALGAIQQDLHPSASTLVWVTSAYSLVVATLVMFTGTLADLIGRRAVFLGGAVVFTAGSLLAYVADGTGVLITAQAVMGLGGAAVLPASLSIVSHSFTDPHQRTKAIGAWASCSGLGLAVGPLGAGLLLGNFTWQAVYLIDVVIGAVTVILTPFLVPESKHPTRRLDLAGVLLGTVMIASATYAIIEGGSSGYTSGRIITMYGVFAASLVLFVTAESRHHDPMLDLRLFRNSSYTAVMGVAAASMFGFVGTSLLAVLYMERVQRLSALATGVRLLAMFATYIVVSALAGRLVQKVGFALTLTAGLVVLGGGALALLAIGPFTGYSALWPGLLIAGFGSALLTAPSTAAAVNSVPRLQAGMASATVNMFRQIGSVLGPSILGTIVTTRFPRYLEEQLITSGVPAPDASRITAGAVHGDSATSLPTALAHTVTDSAARAFTDAVHLGLLIGGITLLLIAIPTAVFVRHRNTPAPTPSAI; from the coding sequence GTGAGCACCGCGCTCGCTCCGACTGCCCCCACTGCCCCGACCGCCGCGCTACCCGTCCGCCCCTGGCGCGGAGTGCTCACCGTGTGCCTCGGCGTGATGATGGCGTTCGTCAACGTCTCCTCCACCATCGGGGCGCTCGGCGCCATCCAGCAGGACCTGCACCCGTCCGCGAGCACGCTCGTCTGGGTGACCAGCGCCTACTCCCTGGTCGTCGCCACCCTGGTGATGTTCACCGGCACTCTCGCCGACCTGATCGGACGCCGCGCGGTATTCCTCGGCGGAGCAGTGGTGTTCACCGCGGGCAGCCTGCTGGCCTACGTCGCCGACGGCACGGGGGTGTTGATCACCGCACAGGCAGTCATGGGCCTCGGAGGCGCGGCGGTCCTCCCCGCCAGCCTGTCGATCGTCAGCCACTCCTTCACCGACCCGCACCAGCGGACCAAGGCGATCGGCGCCTGGGCGAGCTGCTCCGGCCTCGGCCTGGCCGTCGGCCCGCTCGGCGCAGGGCTGCTGCTCGGAAATTTCACCTGGCAAGCCGTGTACCTGATCGACGTCGTGATCGGTGCGGTCACCGTGATCCTGACACCGTTCTTGGTGCCGGAATCCAAGCACCCGACCCGACGCCTGGACCTCGCCGGCGTGCTGCTCGGAACCGTCATGATCGCGTCCGCGACCTACGCCATCATCGAGGGCGGCTCCTCCGGCTACACCTCGGGCCGCATCATCACCATGTACGGCGTCTTCGCCGCCTCCCTCGTCCTGTTCGTCACCGCCGAATCCCGCCACCACGACCCGATGCTGGACCTGCGCCTCTTCCGCAACTCCTCCTACACCGCGGTGATGGGCGTGGCAGCAGCGTCGATGTTCGGCTTCGTCGGCACCTCCCTGCTCGCCGTCCTGTACATGGAACGTGTCCAGCGGCTGTCCGCACTGGCTACCGGCGTCCGGCTGCTGGCGATGTTCGCCACCTACATCGTGGTCAGCGCACTCGCCGGGCGCCTCGTACAGAAGGTCGGCTTCGCCCTCACGCTGACCGCAGGCCTCGTCGTCCTGGGAGGCGGCGCCCTGGCCCTGCTGGCCATCGGCCCCTTCACCGGCTACAGCGCCCTCTGGCCCGGCCTGCTGATCGCAGGCTTCGGCTCGGCGCTGCTCACCGCCCCCTCGACAGCCGCCGCCGTCAACAGCGTTCCCCGACTCCAGGCCGGCATGGCGAGCGCGACCGTCAACATGTTCCGCCAGATCGGCTCCGTACTCGGTCCCAGCATCCTCGGAACCATCGTCACCACCAGATTCCCGCGGTACCTGGAAGAACAGCTGATCACCTCAGGCGTACCGGCCCCGGACGCCTCCCGAATCACCGCCGGCGCCGTCCACGGCGACAGCGCAACCTCACTGCCGACCGCACTCGCCCACACCGTCACCGACTCCGCGGCACGCGCCTTCACCGACGCCGTCCACCTCGGACTACTCATCGGCGGCATCACCCTGCTCCTCATCGCGATCCCCACTGCGGTCTTCGTACGGCACCGCAACACACCTGCCCCCACACCGTCAGCGATCTGA